A window from Prochlorococcus marinus CUG1435 encodes these proteins:
- a CDS encoding B12-binding domain-containing radical SAM protein: MNFNLKFEKLNKKNYQRKHYGKILTVRLPCNPIFPIGPIYLADHIHKCFPGLEQQFIDLAIIPSNKVSKYLARKIDQFRPHLIIFSWRDIQIYAPVDGRSGNPLQNSFEVFYSKNIFKKIRGSWGGLKLIASHYGEIYRNTSLVKMGLKRAQKYNKNVKVILGGGAVSVFYEQLGNLLPKGTVISVGEGENLIEKIIRGDSIEEERCYIAGQKPRNKLIHEQPSGTVKTACNYKYIKSIWSEFDWYIEGGDYYVGVQTKRGCPHNCCFCVYTVVEGKQVRVNPVNEVIKEMKQLYDLGVRGFWFTDAQFIPAKKHIEDAKILLQAIKDQGWDDINWAAYIRADNIDAELAQLMVDTGMSYFEIGITSGSQELVRKMRLAYDLETVLNNCRMLVKSGFKNHVSVNYSFNVFDETPNTIRQTIAYHRELENIFGKGLVDPAIFFIGLQPHTLLEKYALEHKILKPNYNPMSMMPWTARKLLWNPGALGEKLGQVCLEAFDNPEDEFGKTVIDILEREYGKSSLKESLKVRPLSERKLAHSK; the protein is encoded by the coding sequence ATGAATTTTAATTTGAAGTTCGAAAAATTAAATAAAAAAAATTACCAAAGAAAGCACTATGGCAAAATATTAACTGTAAGATTGCCATGTAATCCAATATTTCCAATAGGTCCTATTTATTTAGCAGACCATATTCATAAATGTTTTCCAGGTTTAGAGCAGCAATTCATTGATCTAGCAATAATTCCATCTAATAAAGTTTCCAAATATTTAGCTAGAAAAATTGATCAATTTAGACCACATCTAATCATTTTTTCATGGAGAGATATACAAATTTATGCACCTGTTGATGGTAGGAGTGGAAATCCCCTACAAAACTCTTTTGAAGTTTTCTACTCAAAAAATATCTTTAAAAAAATTAGAGGTTCCTGGGGAGGATTAAAATTAATTGCATCTCATTATGGAGAAATATATAGAAATACTTCTTTAGTCAAGATGGGACTAAAAAGAGCACAAAAATACAATAAAAATGTAAAAGTAATTTTAGGAGGTGGGGCTGTTAGTGTCTTCTATGAACAATTGGGGAATCTACTCCCAAAAGGAACTGTAATTTCAGTTGGAGAGGGAGAAAATCTCATAGAAAAAATCATTAGAGGAGATTCAATAGAAGAAGAAAGATGTTACATTGCCGGACAAAAACCTCGGAACAAATTAATACATGAACAACCTTCAGGCACTGTTAAAACTGCCTGCAACTACAAATATATTAAATCAATATGGTCTGAATTCGATTGGTATATAGAAGGTGGCGATTATTACGTAGGGGTACAAACAAAAAGAGGTTGTCCTCATAATTGTTGTTTCTGTGTTTACACAGTTGTGGAGGGGAAGCAGGTTCGCGTTAATCCTGTTAACGAAGTAATCAAAGAAATGAAGCAATTATATGATCTTGGAGTAAGGGGATTTTGGTTCACAGATGCACAGTTTATTCCAGCTAAAAAACATATTGAAGATGCAAAAATACTATTGCAAGCAATTAAGGACCAAGGCTGGGATGATATTAATTGGGCTGCATACATCAGAGCAGATAATATTGATGCTGAACTAGCTCAGCTTATGGTTGATACAGGTATGAGCTATTTTGAAATAGGTATCACCTCCGGATCTCAAGAACTTGTTAGAAAAATGAGATTAGCTTATGACCTTGAAACTGTATTAAATAATTGCAGAATGCTAGTCAAATCAGGTTTCAAGAATCATGTTTCAGTCAATTATTCATTTAATGTTTTTGATGAAACGCCCAACACCATAAGACAAACAATTGCATACCATAGAGAATTGGAAAATATTTTTGGTAAAGGCTTAGTTGATCCAGCTATATTCTTTATAGGTCTGCAACCTCACACTCTTCTTGAGAAGTATGCTTTGGAGCATAAAATTTTGAAGCCAAATTATAATCCAATGAGCATGATGCCCTGGACAGCTAGAAAACTTCTCTGGAATCCAGGGGCACTAGGGGAAAAACTTGGTCAGGTTTGCTTAGAAGCTTTTGATAATCCAGAAGACGAATTTGGCAAAACAGTTATCGACATTCTTGAGAGAGAATATGGAAAGTCTTCCTTAAAAGAATCTCTAAAAGTCCGTCCTTTATCAGAAAGGAAATTAGCTCACTCTAAATAA
- the clpS gene encoding ATP-dependent Clp protease adapter ClpS, with the protein MLSIKLEQSANNNSAVIEKKPAELKNKSPKYKVLLHNDPVNSMEYVTISLREVVPQLSEQDAIAIMLEAHNTGVGLVIVCDLEPAEFYSESLKSKGISSSIEKED; encoded by the coding sequence ATGTTATCTATAAAGTTAGAACAAAGTGCAAATAATAATTCAGCAGTGATTGAAAAGAAACCTGCTGAATTAAAAAATAAATCTCCAAAATATAAGGTTTTACTTCATAATGACCCAGTTAATTCTATGGAGTATGTCACTATTTCACTGCGAGAAGTAGTTCCGCAATTAAGTGAACAAGATGCTATCGCAATAATGCTTGAAGCACATAATACGGGCGTGGGTCTAGTAATTGTTTGTGATTTAGAGCCAGCAGAATTTTACTCAGAATCTTTAAAATCTAAAGGAATTTCTAGTTCAATTGAGAAAGAGGATTAA
- a CDS encoding LL-diaminopimelate aminotransferase, translated as MVQVNENYLKLKAGYLFPEIAKRVKIYSETNKSAEIIKLGIGDVTEPLPRACIEAMGKALDDMGTTDGFRGYGPEQGYSWLREKISEHDFISRGCQISPEEIFVSDGSKCDSSNILDILGKDNSIAVTDPVYPVYVDSNVMTGRTGDALENGTYKGLTYLAINEGNNFLPELPEKKVDILYLCFPNNPTGATINKEELKKWVDYALQNKSLILFDAAYEAFIQDNDIPHSIYEIEGAKDCAIEFRSFSKNAGFTGVRCAFTVIPKNLKGLSSTNEEIDLWPLWNRRQSTKFNGVSYVVQKGAEAVYSPEGKKQVKGLIDFYMENAKIMKNKLQNSGYKVYGGDNAPYIWIKVPDQMTSWDFFDFLLQKVSVVGTPGSGFGLAGEGYFRLSAFNSRSNVLDAMERIINI; from the coding sequence GTGGTTCAAGTAAACGAAAATTATTTAAAACTCAAAGCAGGCTATTTATTTCCTGAAATTGCTAAAAGGGTAAAAATATATTCTGAAACAAATAAGAGTGCTGAAATTATTAAGCTTGGCATAGGAGACGTTACAGAACCATTACCGAGAGCATGCATAGAAGCTATGGGTAAAGCTTTAGATGATATGGGAACAACAGATGGTTTTAGAGGTTATGGACCAGAACAAGGTTATTCTTGGCTTAGAGAAAAAATATCTGAGCATGATTTTATCTCTAGAGGATGTCAAATTTCACCTGAAGAAATCTTTGTTTCAGATGGTTCTAAATGCGATAGTAGCAATATTTTGGATATTCTTGGCAAAGATAATTCAATTGCTGTAACAGACCCTGTTTACCCTGTTTATGTGGATAGTAATGTAATGACAGGCAGAACTGGAGATGCTCTTGAAAATGGTACCTATAAAGGATTGACATATCTTGCAATCAACGAGGGGAATAACTTTCTTCCAGAACTACCTGAAAAAAAAGTTGATATTTTATACCTATGTTTTCCTAATAACCCCACTGGAGCAACGATTAATAAAGAAGAATTGAAAAAGTGGGTTGACTATGCCCTTCAAAACAAATCTCTTATACTTTTTGATGCAGCTTATGAAGCATTTATTCAAGATAATGATATTCCACATTCAATATATGAGATTGAGGGAGCAAAGGATTGTGCTATTGAATTTAGATCTTTTTCAAAGAATGCAGGATTCACCGGAGTTAGATGTGCTTTTACAGTGATACCTAAAAATCTCAAAGGTTTGAGTTCAACAAATGAGGAAATTGACTTATGGCCTCTTTGGAACAGGAGACAATCTACAAAGTTCAATGGAGTAAGTTATGTTGTTCAGAAAGGTGCAGAGGCTGTTTATTCTCCTGAAGGGAAAAAACAGGTGAAAGGTTTAATTGATTTTTATATGGAAAATGCAAAAATCATGAAAAATAAACTTCAGAATTCAGGATATAAAGTTTATGGTGGGGACAATGCTCCTTATATCTGGATTAAAGTTCCAGATCAAATGACATCTTGGGACTTTTTTGATTTCCTTCTACAAAAAGTTAGTGTAGTGGGAACACCTGGGAGTGGATTTGGATTAGCAGGAGAGGGTTATTTTCGCTTGTCAGCATTTAACTCACGATCAAACGTCCTTGATGCAATGGAAAGAATAATTAATATATAA